A stretch of DNA from Acidimicrobiales bacterium:
CAGCACGATCTCGACTGGGATCCCCCAAGGCGCCTTCGTGCGGATGAGGCGCTCCACCTGCCGCGATCGCAGTTCGTCGTCGGACCCCTTCTCCACATCGAAGCCGCCGGACTGAAGCCGATCGACGATGCGTTCGAAGGCGTCTTCACCGGTCGCCTCGAAGCCGACGAAGATGGCGTCGTTGGCGGGCCCGGGCTGCGCTGTGATCCGATAGGAACGGTCGTCGTTGCGCCAACTCAGTCCGGACGGGCTGCCCGGTTCACCGGGAAGGAGGCCGATCACCTCCTCGAAGAACCCGGTGAGCGAGGCGGGGTCGGGCACCTCGAGGCCGAGGTAGCCGAGTTCGAGTTCGTGTTGCATTGGTCCCCTCCTTGATGGTCAGGATCCGAATAGCAGGCGGCACACCGCGTTGGCATGGGCTTCCACGACTGCCTGGTCGGTCGCTTCAACCCCCGCCAGGCGGCGGCACTCAGGTCCGAGCACGAACATGGTCGGACCCGCCCCGGTGATGATGTAGTACAGATGCTCCACCGGGATGTCCGGCAGCAGGTCCTGCTCCACCAAGCGGGCGAGTCGCTGCGTGGTCGCCTCGTACAAGGGCCGGATGTGCCGCTCGACCAGCCAGTCCATTCGCGGACCGTCGGTCTTGCATTCCTGGGTGATGATCCGGTGCACCTGCGGGCGCTCGGCGGAGAAGAAGATGAATTCCCGCACGAGGAGGCGCATCGTCGTGAGGTCGTCGACTCCCCGCAGCCCGTCCTGGCGGGCGGCCAACGCATCGCTGAGATCCTCGAAGAGTCCGTCCACCGCGGCGCGCCAAAGGTCGTCCTTCGAGCGGAAGTGGTAGTTCAACAGCGGTTGGGTCACTCCCGCCCGCGCCGCGATCTCGCGGGTGGTGGCGCCCTCGAACGAACGCTCGGAGAACAAGTCCAGCGCCGCTGCGAGGATCCGCTCACGGGTCGAATCTGCTGAGGGCCGTGCTACGCGTGCAGTGTCGCCTAGTCCGGCCAATCCGGTCACACGACAAACCTTATCGACTGATCAGGAAAACTGCAATACCCTGTTCACTAGATCAGGTCGGTTACCGTCGCCAGATGGCGCCTGGTGCGACCATGTAGACGGCCGTCGAGCCAGCGACACATACAACGGAGGCCACCATGGCGCCCCAAAACGCAGCCGCGCCAGCACCCCGATGCTCATCGCCAGCTTGGGGGTGGTCGCCATAGGAGCCGCACTTCCATTCACCCCCTGCCCCCACGCACTCGGATTCCGGTCATTGCCCGCCGGCTACTTCGGGGCGCTGCTTGCCATGATCGTCGCTTACCTCACCCTCGTCGAGCTAGGAAGCGCGAGTTCTTCCATCACTGGCACCCGGGCATCGCCCCTTCCCGCAACCATCAGAAGCGGCGACCCGACCGACGCGCCGCCCGCTTCAGCCTGAGACGGCCGCCCGCCGAGGCGACTAACCGGACCCATTTCGGAAGAACAGCGGCGTTATTGCAGAGGGCGGTTTTGTGGGGCTAGGTGGAATCGAACCACCGACCTCAGCATTATCAGTGCTCGACCCTGATACCCGTGCGCACTTGCCGGTACTGGCTGGCGCTCGATGCCGAAGGTTGGGACCTCCTGGAACGGCTCTGAACCGGGTGGAACGCGCGATAGACGCGCGATAGACCCGGATTGGGCAGCCGGTTAGGCCGAGGCGGCGCGCCTACCGCGACCTCCCGCCACCGAGCGTAGGTCCTCGATTCGGTCCGCAATCCGATTGGACCTCGTGTGGGGTCTCATCAACCTGCTGCAACCGCCAACAGGCGACTACGACCGGCCTAGCATCGACAAGCGGCCTACCACCAACCGACCCGGAGACCGGACGATGACCGATCGAAATGGAATCTCTATCGACAAGTCGGAGCCTCCTTCGCGGTCGGTCGTGGCGGTCAGGTGGGTTCGGTTGGTGGCCGCGGTCGTCATCGTGGCTCTACTCGTGGCCTTCATCGTCGATAACAGCGAGCACGTCAGAGTCGGTTTCGTTTTCGCCCACGCCAGGGTCCGCCTGATCTGGGTTCTCTTGATCACGGCCGCCTTGGGTGCTTTGGCAGGTCGCCTCGTGCCCCGGCTCCGTGCGAGTCGGGGCCGACGGCGGCCGGATAGGTAGGCGAGGCCGGCCACGCTGAGGGTTTCTCAGCCGAATGCCCTTTATATAGTTGGTTGTCGCGGATAATCGCCGGTTCAGTTCGGGCTTTTCAAGGAGGGACGGGTGACCAGCCCCGCTACTGGTGGTCGGCTCCGTCCACGCTGGTGGCCTTGGGCCGGGATAGTGGGGGCGTTGCTCCTCGGCGGCCTCATTTCCGGGCTGAGCGTAGCGGTGACGGAAGGCTCCTCGCGCCTGTCCAGCTCGACAGAGTGTTCGGCCACAACGGTCGCGAACGACGCGTTGCCGTCGGTGGTCACGATCTCTGCAAGTGGGGCGTCGGGTGGAGGAACCGGCTCGGGCGAGGTCATTCGTCGTGACGGCTACATCCTGACGAATAACCACGTGATCTCGATAGCGGCCAACGGGGGCCGTGTCTCTGTGCTGTTCAGCCAAGGAACCACCGCCCCGGCCACAATCATCGGTCGGGATCCGAAGACCGATCTCGCCGTGATCAAGGTGAACGAGTCGAACTCGCTACCTGTCATCCCCTTCGGTAACTCCCGCAACGTCGAGATCGGCGAGCCGGTCGTCGTCCTCGGCGCGCCGCTCGGCCTATCGAGCACAGTGACGAGCGGCATCGTCAGCGCCCTGGGACGCAATATTGAGGTCCCCTCGGACAACGGCAATAACGCTCTTCTAGTTGGGGCCATCCAAACCGATGCCGCAATCAACCCCGGCAACAGCGGGGGGGCCATGACCGACTGTTCGGGCCGTCTGATCGGTGTGCCGACGGCCGGTGCCACCGTCCCTAACGCGTCGGGCCAGGGCAGTGCCGGTAGCGTCGGCCTTGGATTCGCCATACCGGCCAACCTCGCCAAGTCGGTGTCCGACGAGATCATCTCAACCGGCCGTGTCACCCACTCCTTCTTCGGAATCTCAGTCGTGCCTATCCAGGCGGCCGCAGATACGGCCGGTACGGGTCAGGGCCTCTACGTGGTCACCGTCACCCCGGGGGGTCCGGCTGCCGTCGCAGGCCTGCGCACTGACGATGTCATCACCAAGGTCGATGGGGAGCCAGCTGTCGACCCCAACCAGCTGTTCGCCCTTACCCTCACCAAACGGGCAGGCGACACCGTATCAATCACCTATGAGCGCAACGGCCAGTCGGCCACCACCGCGGTCACCCTCGGCAGCCAGTGAGGGGGGCTCGAGCGCTGCGAAGTGAGGTGCTCTGCGTAAGTCGTCGGACACCACCTTCGGCTGAAGGGTTGCGTGGCGGTCTCACGTTGGATCCGATCTGATGTCCGGGCTGCAGGTTCTGCTCGATTGACGCCGATGCACCACCCGGTACAGACCGAAGACAATCGCCGTTGCCACTACCCCGAGCGCAGCGAGCTGAGCGGGGCCGAGTTCCGGCCCGGTGCCCGAATGGCGGTAACCACCCGACTCGAGGCCGGCCAGCCGTTCGAAGTGGTTGCGTGAGCCGGGGAAGAAGAAATCGTCAACGGCATACGCGACGGGAAAGGCGAGGGGACCCCCAATGATGGTAGCGACCGCCCATTGCGGCCTGTGCCGCGCCTCATGCCCGGCAAGCGTGGTCAAATCCTCGCGGCTGAGGTGGGCGAACCCCGGCGAGAGGACGATGTCGCCCAAGTTCGTCGCCCTCGTTCCAGCGACGCTGGAGGGCACCGACACGTAGTAATCCGATGAACTTGACAGACAGATATGCGCGTCAAAGGCCCGCCCATACAGAAGCCCTATACCAGTCTCCGGTGCCGTCGCCACTTGCTGTGTCAGCAGCCATGCATCAAAGCCACCTCTACGGCTAGCGGCTTGCACAACCCCGTGCGGGGCGCAGGTTGGCACGGCCTGAATATCGGCATCGATTCGCCAGGCGACACCGACTGTGATCGTCAGCAAGCCGGCCGCGATGAGGGCGACACGGACCCGCCCGAGCGGTGCAACGGGTTGGTTTGCCGACCGGTGCCGCCGCCACCACCAGGCCAACCCGAGAATGCCGCCGAGCAGAAAGGCGCAGAGGATACCGAGCGTTGCCTGAGCACGACGCGGCAGCGTCACGATCACACGGTAAATCATCGACAACGCGTGAGTTGATGGACCCCAGAGACAGCCGACAATCGAGATGCACCGGAGGTGTGGCTGGCTACTTACTCGTGTCGCCTTGGCCGTGTATTCCGACGCGGACTAGCAGCAGCATGATGATTTTATGGGGGGGCAAGGCCATTGAGCTGGTCGACAGCTCGAAAGACATCGCCTTCGTTGTAGAAGTTGACGGCGACGAAGTTGGGCAGGTGCTGTCGTTCCGCCTGACAGCGTTGCAGATAGGGCCAAAGCACGTCATAAGCATTGATCCTGCGGGCGTTTGAGACCAGGGACTGGAAGCCGCTGAGCCAGTAGTTCACCAGGAACAGCGGGTTGGTGGCCGAACCTCGGTTGAGCCCGCAGTTCAGCGACGCGACCGTCGGGTTGTTGAAGGGTGTGTCTTGGGCAACGTCGAAACCCTGCTGCAACCACGGGTCGGCCTTTGCTCCTCCGTTGTTCTCCATCAAGACCACGACGCGGTGGCCAGACGCAATCATCTGGCCCAGGGTCGGCCACGGCTTCCCGGGTTGAGGGGTATATACGTCACGCAACAAGCCGGCTTGGCGGAAAACCGTGGCCGTGTCAGCCGGTGACACGTAATCCTCGATGAAGAATGTCACGACCTCGCGCGGGTGGGCGTCCAGCCAGGAGCGGACCTCGGCCATGGCCGGCTGCCACTCGGTGGCCCCGATCTCGCACAGGCCGTGGCACAGGTACGCCATCACGGGCCCGGTGGGGGTGGGTGAGAGGGCGTCCCGCAGCCGGAGAGCGCTGGTCACCGCGGCGGCGCCGAAGAGCCGCTCGGCTTCGGCCAAGGCGGCATCGTGGCTGCCGGGGGCGGTGACGATCAGGCCCGGGGTTGTTGTGGTCTGGCCATACCAGGTATCGATGAGCAGGACCCGGACACCGGAGTCGAGCTGGCCGATCAGCCCTGTCGGCTGTTCGGGTATGAACCATCCCGGCTCGTCCGCCGCTGACATTGCGTTGTGGGTGGCGACGAAGGCCACGTCGTTGTAGGGGCGCTCGCAAAGCTGGACGTAGCCGTTGCAGCCCTTCCCGGTGGCGGCAGCGATGGGAACCTGGCGCGAAGCCGGAGCGCTGTCGAACGCGACAAGCCCGCCCACCAGGGCCACCGCTGTCATCGACGCAACAATCTTGACCCGCAGGGGCCGTGAGGGCCGTCCGGGTCGCTCCGGTCGCGGTAACCGGCGCGAGACGCCCGCAGCGGCAGCGATTTCCGCCGCACCTGCGACCAGCACTATCAGGCCGATCGAGCCGCCCACGACCCCAAACACGAGTTGCGGTCGGAGCAGAGCGCCCAGCCCTGCGGCAACCAACGTCACCCCTCGACCGATGGCATGCCACTTTCGGTCAGGCGCTTGCGTGATGGCGGCCCAGGCCCGCGTGGCGCCAGCGGAGAGGTCGACCCGCGGGACCGCACCGGCGGCCGTCGCCGCGACGAGCACCCCAGAAACTGCGGTCACGGCCGCCACCGCCCACAGCGGCCGGCCAAACTGCCGCCACGACGCCGCAACGAGTGACCCGTGCAGGGTGGACGTATCGGCCGCCGACGCCACCAATTCACCTGCGAAAGCAAGCATCCCGACCGCCACCCCGGCCCCAAGTACAGCCCAGCCGACGCGAACCGTGGCACGCAGCCGATCCGAAGCTGCCAACAGCGCGCCGGCGAAGGCCAGCAACGCCAACAGGGGCAGCAGCCATGCCAACAAGCCCACGAGATGCGCCAGATGGATCGTCCTAGCGGCGAAACTGCGCGAGCCGACGCTGGCCAGCGTCACTGACAGGTCGGGCGGAATCGGGGCGGCTGTTTGAGGCACCAAAAGGGGCAGCATCCCCGACAGCACCGCTCCAACGTCCACCAGTCGCCAAACCACTGGGCCCGGTCCCGCCTCTGTGAACGAAGCGTGCGCCTGTCGGGCGGCGGCCCTGACGACAGGGCTGAATGCCGGACTACCCACCAACGCGATCGACGTCGCCTCCACGAGGGGACGAAGCGCTACCAGATCAGGACTCGCGGCCAATGCCCGGGTCGTGATGGCCTCGCCGATCTGTCGGCTGACAGCGGGATCGCGCCGCACCGCGTCAACGTGGCTGGCGAACTGCGAACCGTCCAGCACCTGGCGGTTTACCACTCCCGCCACGAGCCCCCCCGCGAGCAAAACCCACGCCAACCCGATGCACAGCGCTGAAACGACACGGCGGGTCATGGCGTCACCGAACAGCGACCCGCGCCCACATCCAGAACGGTAGAAGGCAACCCTGCGCTGCCTCGCTAACCGCAGGTTGCCGGCGGGTCAGGCACCAGTCCGCGTGGGGCCTCGCCATCGCTGGTTGAATGGATCAAATGTGGTCGAGCTCCCACAGCTTGATCCCTCCGAGGATGCCAGCGGCATTGTCGACAAGCTTCACTCTATGGCCTAGATCGATGTCGACCTTCCTTGCATTGCCGCCCCCGACGTAGAGCCGGTCGATATGTAGGAGGACATCGAACATCTCAACGGCAGCAAGGACGCGCTTGCTCCACCGTCGGTTCCCGATGCGTCGGCGAGTGCTGTCCCCC
This window harbors:
- a CDS encoding LapA family protein, whose product is MTDRNGISIDKSEPPSRSVVAVRWVRLVAAVVIVALLVAFIVDNSEHVRVGFVFAHARVRLIWVLLITAALGALAGRLVPRLRASRGRRRPDR
- a CDS encoding trypsin-like peptidase domain-containing protein produces the protein MTSPATGGRLRPRWWPWAGIVGALLLGGLISGLSVAVTEGSSRLSSSTECSATTVANDALPSVVTISASGASGGGTGSGEVIRRDGYILTNNHVISIAANGGRVSVLFSQGTTAPATIIGRDPKTDLAVIKVNESNSLPVIPFGNSRNVEIGEPVVVLGAPLGLSSTVTSGIVSALGRNIEVPSDNGNNALLVGAIQTDAAINPGNSGGAMTDCSGRLIGVPTAGATVPNASGQGSAGSVGLGFAIPANLAKSVSDEIISTGRVTHSFFGISVVPIQAAADTAGTGQGLYVVTVTPGGPAAVAGLRTDDVITKVDGEPAVDPNQLFALTLTKRAGDTVSITYERNGQSATTAVTLGSQ
- a CDS encoding TetR/AcrR family transcriptional regulator, with product MTGLAGLGDTARVARPSADSTRERILAAALDLFSERSFEGATTREIAARAGVTQPLLNYHFRSKDDLWRAAVDGLFEDLSDALAARQDGLRGVDDLTTMRLLVREFIFFSAERPQVHRIITQECKTDGPRMDWLVERHIRPLYEATTQRLARLVEQDLLPDIPVEHLYYIITGAGPTMFVLGPECRRLAGVEATDQAVVEAHANAVCRLLFGS